A part of Solicola gregarius genomic DNA contains:
- the lat gene encoding L-lysine 6-transaminase, with product MTAESVVAPQMVSARVEPSEVRESLSRHMLTDGFRLVLDPVASQGSWLVDAVSGERFLDLYTFFASSPLGCNPAELVEDQEFMAELAKIAANKPANSDIYSSELAEFVETFDRVLGDPALPYLFFVEGGGLAVENALKVAFDWKSRQNETAGRSRDLGTKVLHLTRAFHGRTGYTMSLTNTDPNKTDRFAKFDWPRIDVPAITFPLDEHLAEVEAAEAHALEQARAAFEANPHDIACFIAEPIQGEGGDNHMRAEFLQAMQALCHEYDALFIVDEVQTGAGFTGAPWAYQQLGLEPDVVAFSKKVQVGGIMAGRRVDDVADNVFHVSGRINSTWGGGLVDMVRARRLLEIIERHDYMTRAGETGAWLVEQLQELAGRHSAVSNVRGRGLMVAFDLPDGDARAAVLSGLTEQHVLALPSGERSVRFRPALSISRDELGVALTALDKVLAG from the coding sequence ATGACCGCAGAATCTGTAGTGGCCCCGCAGATGGTGTCCGCCCGGGTTGAGCCGAGCGAGGTGCGTGAGAGCCTGTCGCGGCACATGCTGACCGACGGCTTCCGGCTGGTGCTCGACCCGGTTGCGTCGCAGGGCTCGTGGCTCGTCGACGCTGTGAGCGGCGAGCGCTTCCTCGACCTGTACACGTTCTTCGCGTCCTCGCCGCTCGGCTGCAACCCCGCCGAGCTCGTCGAGGACCAGGAGTTCATGGCCGAGCTGGCCAAGATCGCCGCGAACAAGCCCGCCAACTCCGACATCTACAGCTCCGAGCTCGCGGAGTTCGTCGAGACGTTCGACCGCGTGCTCGGTGACCCGGCACTGCCGTACCTGTTCTTCGTCGAGGGCGGCGGCCTCGCGGTCGAGAACGCACTCAAGGTCGCCTTCGACTGGAAGAGCCGGCAGAACGAAACCGCCGGGCGCTCGCGTGACCTGGGCACCAAGGTGCTGCACCTGACGCGGGCGTTCCACGGTCGTACCGGCTACACGATGTCGCTGACCAACACCGACCCGAACAAGACCGACCGGTTCGCGAAGTTCGACTGGCCGCGCATCGACGTCCCGGCGATCACCTTCCCGCTCGACGAGCACCTGGCCGAGGTCGAGGCCGCGGAGGCCCATGCACTCGAGCAGGCGCGCGCCGCGTTCGAGGCGAACCCGCACGACATCGCCTGCTTCATCGCGGAGCCGATTCAGGGCGAGGGCGGCGACAACCACATGCGTGCCGAGTTCCTGCAGGCGATGCAGGCGCTCTGCCACGAGTACGACGCGCTGTTCATCGTCGACGAGGTGCAGACCGGCGCCGGCTTCACCGGGGCGCCATGGGCGTACCAGCAGCTCGGCCTCGAGCCGGACGTCGTCGCGTTCTCCAAGAAGGTGCAGGTCGGCGGCATCATGGCCGGCCGACGCGTCGACGATGTTGCAGACAACGTCTTCCACGTCTCGGGTCGGATCAACTCGACGTGGGGCGGTGGCCTGGTCGACATGGTCCGCGCCCGACGGCTTCTCGAGATCATCGAGCGCCACGACTACATGACCCGCGCGGGCGAGACCGGCGCATGGCTGGTTGAGCAGCTTCAGGAGCTCGCCGGCCGGCACTCGGCCGTGAGCAACGTACGCGGCCGTGGCCTGATGGTCGCGTTCGACCTGCCCGACGGCGATGCTCGGGCGGCGGTGCTCAGCGGACTCACCGAGCAGCACGTACTGGCGCTGCCGAGCGGCGAGCGGTCCGTACGCTTCCGCCCGGCGCTCTCGATCTCGCGCGATGAGCTGGGCGTTGCGCTCACTGCGCTCGACAAGGTGCTCGCGGGCTGA
- a CDS encoding TetR/AcrR family transcriptional regulator has protein sequence MPTPNRTSLAEIVSVGRDLLEEGGPTSLTMQRVAERVGVRAPSLYKRVRDRDALLRAVAAATAGDLTERLAASDGTLDSVVRAYRAFAHERPEGFRLLLTPLAPGEALDRAAAPVLSATRRLVGTDALEAARLVTAWMTGFIQMELTGAFRMGGDVDRAFEYGLERLRAGLESP, from the coding sequence ATGCCGACGCCGAATCGCACCTCGCTCGCGGAGATCGTCTCCGTCGGTCGAGACCTGCTCGAGGAGGGTGGGCCGACGTCGCTCACCATGCAGCGGGTCGCCGAGCGGGTCGGTGTCCGGGCGCCCTCGCTGTACAAGCGCGTACGCGATCGCGATGCCCTCCTCCGGGCCGTGGCCGCGGCAACCGCCGGGGACCTGACCGAACGCCTCGCTGCATCCGACGGCACGCTCGACTCGGTCGTTCGCGCGTACCGGGCGTTCGCCCACGAGCGGCCCGAGGGCTTCCGCCTGCTGCTCACGCCGCTCGCGCCCGGCGAGGCGTTGGATCGGGCAGCAGCGCCGGTCCTTTCGGCGACGCGCCGGCTCGTGGGCACCGATGCCTTGGAGGCGGCTCGGCTCGTGACGGCCTGGATGACCGGTTTCATCCAGATGGAGCTGACGGGCGCGTTCCGGATGGGCGGCGACGTGGATCGTGCGTTCGAGTACGGGCTCGAGCGCCTGCGGGCCGGGCTGGAGAGCCCGTGA
- a CDS encoding MBL fold metallo-hydrolase, with amino-acid sequence MKLAPNLHRIGNDIVAAYLVDTPDGITLIDAGLPGLWRDLQKELASLEKSPSDIRGLVLTHGDSDHIGFAERLRREYDVPVFVHAADADRARTGKKPKVSTPPMRAGAAVGFFAYALRKNGIRTRYVREVTEMHDGDALDLPGSPTIIAMPGHSPGSVAVHVPAVDAVFVGDALTTRHVLTGAAGPQPAPFTDDPQLALESLDRLAGIQASWVLPGHGTPWQGSPADIAAAVRGREAR; translated from the coding sequence GTGAAGCTCGCACCGAACCTCCACCGCATCGGCAACGACATCGTCGCCGCGTACCTCGTCGACACCCCGGACGGCATCACGCTCATCGACGCCGGGCTACCCGGTCTCTGGCGCGACCTGCAGAAGGAACTCGCATCGCTGGAGAAGTCGCCCTCCGACATCCGGGGCCTCGTCCTCACGCACGGCGACAGTGACCACATCGGGTTCGCCGAACGGCTCCGCCGGGAGTACGACGTGCCGGTCTTCGTCCATGCCGCAGACGCCGATCGAGCGCGCACCGGCAAGAAACCCAAGGTCTCGACACCACCGATGCGCGCAGGCGCAGCGGTCGGGTTCTTCGCCTATGCGCTCCGCAAGAACGGCATCCGCACGAGGTACGTACGCGAGGTCACCGAGATGCACGATGGCGACGCGCTGGACCTTCCCGGCTCACCCACGATCATCGCAATGCCGGGCCACTCCCCCGGCAGCGTCGCCGTCCACGTCCCCGCCGTGGACGCCGTCTTCGTCGGCGACGCGCTGACGACGCGGCATGTACTCACCGGCGCCGCCGGGCCGCAGCCCGCGCCCTTCACCGACGATCCGCAGCTCGCTCTCGAGTCGCTCGACCGGCTCGCAGGCATACAGGCCTCCTGGGTGCTGCCCGGGCACGGCACGCCCTGGCAAGGCTCACCCGCCGACATCGCCGCGGCGGTCCGAGGCAGAGAAGCCCGCTAG
- a CDS encoding LysE family translocator translates to MVSRDAAIGIAVVELGLVLMPGPNMIYLVSRSMIQGRMAGLVSLLGVACGFLVYLAAATAGLSAVFVAVPGAYTVLKLVGAAYLLYLAWQAIRPGGRSAFEPAALAPDSNRRLFVMGLVTNLLNPKIAILYVSLLPQFIDHERGAVAAQSLVLGSIQVGVAVTVNGVIVLVAGGLATFLVARPLWLRVQRYVMGGVLGALAVRLAVARHSPATS, encoded by the coding sequence ATGGTGAGTCGAGACGCGGCGATCGGCATCGCGGTCGTGGAGCTCGGACTGGTGTTGATGCCCGGGCCGAACATGATCTATCTCGTGTCGAGGTCGATGATCCAAGGACGGATGGCCGGCCTGGTCTCGCTGCTCGGCGTTGCGTGCGGCTTCCTGGTCTACCTCGCGGCCGCGACGGCCGGGCTGTCGGCCGTGTTCGTCGCCGTGCCCGGCGCTTACACGGTGCTGAAGCTCGTCGGCGCCGCGTACCTGCTCTACCTGGCGTGGCAGGCCATCCGCCCCGGCGGGCGCTCGGCCTTCGAGCCGGCCGCGCTGGCGCCGGACTCGAACCGGCGGCTGTTCGTCATGGGGCTGGTGACCAACCTGCTCAACCCCAAGATCGCCATCCTGTACGTGTCGCTGCTGCCGCAGTTCATCGACCATGAACGCGGCGCCGTTGCAGCGCAGAGCCTGGTGCTGGGCAGCATCCAGGTCGGAGTCGCGGTGACGGTGAACGGCGTCATCGTGCTCGTCGCGGGTGGTCTCGCGACCTTCTTGGTCGCGCGGCCATTGTGGCTTCGCGTTCAGCGGTACGTCATGGGCGGCGTACTCGGAGCGCTTGCCGTCCGGTTGGCGGTCGCTCGCCACTCGCCGGCGACGAGCTAG
- a CDS encoding MFS transporter yields the protein MPHAPTTIAEAETQPARQANVVVAVLAFAGIVVSLMQTLVVPLIPELPSLLHASSSDAAWAITATLLAAAVATPTMGRLGDMYGKRGMLVVSLVALVVGSVIGAMSDSLVPMIVGRSLQGLSAGVIALGISIMRDELPRERLGSATALMSASLGVGGALGLPAAAFLAENADWHLLFWTAAVLGGLALVLVLVLVPESQVRTGGRFDAVGAVGLSAALVCLLLAISKGADWGWASGLTTGLFVAAASVLLVWGWWELRTSEPLVDLRTAARRQVLLTNAASAVFGFAMFAMTLVLPQLLQLPEATGFGLGRGMMTVGLVMAPSGLVMMAMAPLSARISRTRGPKVTLMWGAVVVACGYALNVVLMSQIWHLVLASCVIGAGIGLAYGAMPALVMAAVPVSETAAANSLNTLMRSIGTSVSSAVAGAVLAGMTLSLGAVAVPSQDGFRVVMALGAAAALAALVVASFLPGKDSADAH from the coding sequence ATGCCGCATGCCCCGACGACGATCGCCGAGGCCGAGACACAACCCGCCCGGCAGGCGAACGTCGTCGTGGCGGTGTTGGCGTTCGCCGGCATCGTCGTCTCGCTGATGCAGACCCTGGTCGTACCGCTGATCCCCGAGCTGCCCTCCCTGCTGCACGCCTCCTCCTCGGATGCGGCGTGGGCGATCACCGCGACGCTCCTCGCGGCGGCCGTGGCGACACCGACCATGGGTCGCCTCGGCGACATGTACGGCAAGCGCGGCATGCTGGTGGTCAGCCTGGTCGCCCTGGTGGTCGGCTCGGTCATCGGTGCGATGAGCGACAGCCTGGTGCCGATGATCGTCGGCAGATCGCTCCAGGGCCTCTCCGCCGGCGTGATCGCCCTCGGCATCAGCATCATGCGCGACGAGCTGCCCCGTGAGCGGCTCGGCTCGGCCACCGCACTGATGAGTGCCTCGCTCGGCGTGGGAGGGGCGCTCGGCCTGCCCGCGGCGGCCTTTCTGGCGGAGAACGCCGACTGGCACCTGCTGTTCTGGACCGCTGCCGTGCTCGGAGGGCTGGCGCTGGTTCTCGTGCTGGTCCTCGTTCCCGAGTCACAGGTGCGGACGGGCGGGCGGTTCGATGCCGTCGGCGCCGTCGGCCTCTCCGCCGCCCTCGTGTGCCTGTTGCTCGCGATCTCGAAGGGGGCCGACTGGGGGTGGGCCAGTGGGCTCACGACCGGTCTGTTCGTCGCCGCCGCGTCGGTCCTGCTGGTGTGGGGGTGGTGGGAGCTGCGTACGTCGGAGCCGCTCGTCGACCTGCGTACGGCCGCGCGGCGGCAGGTCCTGCTGACGAATGCGGCATCGGCGGTGTTCGGCTTCGCGATGTTCGCGATGACGCTGGTGCTCCCGCAGCTGCTCCAGCTGCCCGAAGCGACCGGGTTCGGGCTCGGGCGCGGCATGATGACGGTCGGCCTGGTGATGGCGCCGTCCGGCCTCGTCATGATGGCGATGGCGCCGTTGTCGGCTCGGATCTCGCGTACCCGCGGGCCCAAGGTCACGCTGATGTGGGGCGCTGTCGTCGTCGCGTGTGGGTACGCGCTGAATGTCGTCCTGATGTCGCAGATCTGGCATCTCGTGCTGGCGTCGTGCGTCATCGGGGCCGGCATCGGACTCGCGTACGGCGCCATGCCTGCTCTCGTGATGGCAGCGGTTCCGGTTTCGGAGACGGCGGCGGCCAACAGCCTGAACACCCTCATGCGCTCGATCGGTACCTCGGTGTCGAGCGCGGTGGCCGGCGCGGTCCTCGCCGGGATGACGCTCAGCCTCGGTGCCGTCGCCGTGCCCTCGCAGGACGGCTTCCGTGTGGTGATGGCCCTCGGTGCTGCCGCCGCGCTGGCCGCCCTTGTCGTCGCGTCCTTCCTGCCGGGCAAGGACTCTGCCGACGCGCACTAG
- a CDS encoding TetR/AcrR family transcriptional regulator — protein sequence MSAARDGGVRTDRVSATRGRILNTAERLFAERGVFSVSNRQVSVAAGQGNNTAVGYHFGDKLDLVSAIVRRHFGPLEQRRESLVARAGESTDIRDWVGCLVLPMTAHLDALEDPTWFARFNAQLTTDPALRALIVEEASTTSVREVVDRIRRCSPDLPDDVRAERHDMARNLITHICAERERALADGTPSRRPTWAATGAGLIDAIVAIWQAPVTET from the coding sequence GTGAGCGCAGCGCGGGACGGTGGCGTACGAACCGATCGGGTCAGTGCAACCCGCGGGCGGATCTTGAACACGGCCGAGCGCCTTTTCGCCGAGCGCGGCGTGTTCTCCGTGTCGAACCGACAGGTCAGCGTCGCCGCCGGCCAGGGCAACAACACCGCGGTCGGCTACCACTTCGGCGACAAGCTCGACCTCGTAAGCGCGATCGTCCGTCGGCATTTCGGGCCACTGGAGCAGCGTCGCGAGAGCCTCGTTGCCCGGGCGGGCGAATCCACCGACATCCGCGACTGGGTCGGTTGCCTGGTGCTGCCGATGACCGCGCATCTGGACGCGCTGGAGGATCCGACCTGGTTCGCCCGCTTCAACGCGCAGCTCACCACCGACCCGGCGCTTCGCGCGCTGATCGTCGAGGAGGCGTCGACGACGTCCGTACGTGAGGTCGTCGACCGTATTCGCCGCTGCTCGCCCGACCTCCCCGACGACGTACGCGCCGAGCGCCACGACATGGCCCGCAACCTCATCACGCACATCTGCGCCGAGCGCGAGCGAGCACTCGCCGACGGCACACCGAGCCGCCGCCCGACCTGGGCCGCGACCGGCGCCGGCCTGATCGACGCGATCGTCGCGATCTGGCAGGCGCCCGTCACCGAAACCTGA
- a CDS encoding aldo/keto reductase family oxidoreductase, with the protein MVDTTVPGGTFTMAEDLTVTRMGYGAMQLAGPHVLGPPADRDEALAVLREAVRLGITHIDTSDYYGPYVTNEIIREALHPYPDSLHIVTKVGALRDADGGWPTALAPEQLRRAVHDNLEHLGLEAIDVVNLRVGDFDSPSPGSLAEPFTALAELQQEGLIRHLGVSTVNAEQVAEAQSIAPVVCVQNHYNIANRADDDLIDSLDEQGIAYVPYFPLGGFSPLQSEVLSTVAANVGASPLAVALAWLLQRSPNILLIPGTSSVAHLRENVAGAGLELPAAELAKLDGIAS; encoded by the coding sequence ATGGTCGACACCACTGTTCCGGGCGGCACCTTCACGATGGCCGAGGATCTGACGGTCACCCGCATGGGCTACGGGGCGATGCAGCTCGCCGGCCCCCACGTGCTCGGGCCGCCCGCCGACCGCGACGAGGCGCTCGCCGTGCTTCGGGAGGCCGTACGCCTCGGCATCACGCACATCGACACCAGCGACTATTACGGCCCGTACGTCACCAACGAGATCATCCGGGAGGCGCTGCACCCGTATCCGGACTCCTTGCACATCGTGACGAAGGTCGGGGCGTTGCGCGACGCCGACGGTGGCTGGCCGACGGCCCTTGCTCCCGAGCAGCTGCGACGGGCGGTGCACGACAACCTCGAGCACCTCGGGTTGGAAGCGATCGACGTCGTCAACCTGCGGGTCGGCGACTTCGACAGCCCTTCGCCGGGTTCCCTCGCCGAGCCGTTCACCGCGCTCGCGGAGCTGCAGCAGGAGGGACTGATCAGGCATCTGGGCGTGTCCACGGTGAATGCCGAGCAGGTTGCCGAGGCGCAGTCGATCGCGCCGGTTGTATGCGTGCAGAACCACTACAACATCGCCAACCGCGCGGACGACGACCTGATCGACTCTCTCGACGAGCAGGGCATCGCGTACGTCCCGTACTTTCCGCTCGGCGGCTTCTCGCCCTTGCAGTCCGAGGTCCTGAGCACCGTTGCCGCCAACGTCGGGGCATCGCCGCTGGCCGTCGCGCTCGCGTGGTTGCTGCAGCGTTCCCCGAACATCCTGCTGATACCCGGCACCTCGTCCGTCGCGCACCTTCGCGAGAACGTCGCTGGTGCCGGCCTCGAACTACCTGCGGCCGAGCTGGCGAAGCTGGACGGCATCGCCTCCTGA